A window of the Gossypium hirsutum isolate 1008001.06 chromosome A05, Gossypium_hirsutum_v2.1, whole genome shotgun sequence genome harbors these coding sequences:
- the LOC107959934 gene encoding cytochrome P450 CYP82D47 codes for MDLLDLSIFGYALVLGITLLFLYTKLKKSSSGSVGKAPPVAAGAWPIIGHLPLLGGPKAPHESLGDLGEKYGPAYMIRIGVHPALVVNSSDVAKEIFTVNDMHVSSRSEFAAAEHLGYNYAMFGFSPYGQFWREMRKITMLEVLSNHRIDQLKKVFVSEVEGSMKLLYNTWADKKNGSGKVLVEMKKHFSDLTLNVIMRTVAGKRYSVGAEEDQKEVLRYRTALRDFFHLTGMFVLGDAVPFLRWLDFGGYEKKMKKTAKELDEISGGWLDDHRKGGHWDENKKEKDFMDVMNSVLKGASLAGYDADTINKATSLNMILAGSDTTTVTLIWGLSLMLNKPHVLKKAQEELDTHIGRDRFVNETDIGKLVYIQAIVKETLRMYPPAPLSAPRELSESCSIGGYDIPKGTRLIINLHKIQRDPKKWPEPSEFKPERFLTTHKDIDVKGQHFELMPFGSGRRSCPGTSFALHMLYLTMSNFLHAFDFSTPSDGLIDLTGTDGLTNIKCTPLEALVSPRLAPELYN; via the exons ATGGATCTTCTTGATCTCTCTATTTTTGGTTATGCACTGGTCTTAGGCATTACGCTACTGTTTTTGTACACCAAACTCAAAAAGTCTAGCTCAGGAAGCGTCGGCAAAGCTCCACCAGTAGCAGCCGGTGCATGGCCAATAATTGGTCACCTCCCGCTATTAGGGGGACCCAAAGCCCCTCATGAATCATTGGGAGacttgggtgagaaatatggacCTGCTTACATGATCCGGATCGGTGTTCATCCAGCCCTGGTGGTGAATTCGAGTGATGTAGCCAAGGAAATTTTCACTGTCAATGATATGCATGTTTCCTCCCGTTCCGAATTTGCCGCAGCTGAACACTTGGGTTACAACTATGCCATGTTTGGCTTCTCTCCTTACGGACAATTCTGGCGTGAAATGCGCAAAATAACAATGTTGGAGGTGCTATCCAATCACAGGATCGATCAACTCAAGAAAGTTTTTGTCTCCGAGGTAGAAGGCTCGATGAAACTATTATATAATACGTGGGCTGACAAAAAAAATGGCTCTGGTAAGGTGTTGGTTGAGATGAAGAAACACTTTTCGGACTTGACATTGAACGTTATTATGAGGACGGTTGCTGGGAAGAGGTATAGCGTTGGTGCAGAGGAAGACCAAAAAGAGGTGTTGAGATATCGTACGGCTTTACGAGATTTCTTTCACTTGACAGGAATGTTTGTGCTGGGAGATGCAGTCCCTTTCCTCCGATGGCTGGATTTTGGCGGctatgagaagaagatgaagaaaactGCTAAAGAGTTAGATGAAATTTCCGGGGGATGGCTAGATGACCATAGGAAGGGTGGACATtgggatgaaaataaaaaggagaagGATTTCATGGATGTAATGAACTCTGTTCTTAAAGGTGCAAGTCTTGCAGGTTATGATGCTGACACCATCAACAAAGCCACTTCCCTG AATATGATTTTAGCTGGCAGTGACACCACAACAGTTACTTTAATATGGGGTCTTTCCCTAATGTTAAACAAACCTCATGTACTCAAAAAGGCTCAAGAAGAACTAGACACCCATATTGGCAGAGATAGGTTTGTGAATGAAACAGACATCGGCAAATTGGTGTACATCCAAGCCATAGTTAAAGAGACATTAAGAATGTATCCACCTGCACCCCTTTCAGCGCCCCGTGAGCTCAGTGAAAGTTGTTCCATTGGAGGCTATGATATCCCCAAAGGCACTCGGTTGATTATAAACCTTCACAAGATCCAAAGGGATCCTAAAAAATGGCCAGAACCATCAGAATTTAAGCCCGAGAGGTTTCTCACTACCCACAAAGATATCGATGTTAAGGGTCAGCATTTTGAATTGATGCCCTTTGGTAGTGGTAGGAGGAGCTGTCCTGGTACATCATTTGCACTTCATATGTTGTACTTGACCATGTCTAATTTCTTGCATGCCTTCGATTTCTCAACGCCATCCGATGGTTTGATTGACTTGACTGGCACTGATGGATTGACCAACATTAAATGTACCCCGCTTGAAGCACTGGTCTCACCTCGTCTTGCTCCTGAGCTTTATAACTAA